One part of the Remersonia thermophila strain ATCC 22073 chromosome 7, whole genome shotgun sequence genome encodes these proteins:
- a CDS encoding mitochondrial 54S ribosomal protein bL33m — protein MARKAKSRVINVRLLSMAMTGYFYTFTRLRTAQPMSMIKYDPIVRRRVLFLEQKRKGK, from the exons ATGGCACGGAAGGCCAAATCCCGCGTCATCAACGTGCGCCTCCTCTCCATGGCCATGACGGGCTACTTCTACACCTTTACGCGCCTCCGCACCGCCCAGCCAATGAGCATGATCAAGTACGACCCAATAG TCCGCAGGAGGGTCCTCTTCCTGGAGCAAAAACGAAAGGGCAAAtaa